Genomic DNA from Halorussus rarus:
GAATTGCGTGCGTTCATGTGGCTCCGCTGGATAGCATGGACCGAGACATGGCGGACACGGGAGCCGACGAGCCACCGGAGGAATCGGTCGCCGAGGAACTGGCCGACGCCAGGCGGGCGCGGACGGGGGACCGCATCGAGTTCCGCGGCGGGCCCGCGGCCAGCGCGATCCCCATCGGACTGTTCATCCTGTGGGCCATCTTCCAGAGCGGCGTCCTGCGGGTGAGCGACACGACCGGCCTGGTGGTCGGGATGCTGGTGTCGCTAATCGTCGGGATGTTCTTCGCGAGGGGCGACTGGAAGACCTACGCAAACACTATCTTCGAGGGGATGACCCAGCGCGTGGCCGCGACCGCCATCGTGGCGTGGCTCTGGGCGGGCATGTTCGCCGAGACGATACAGGTCGGGGGCTTCGTCGGCGGCCTCGTCTGGGCCGCCGAGGCGCTGTCGGTCGGCCCGGCGCTGTTCCCGGCGGTCACGTTCGTGCTGGCGGCGCTGCTGGCGACCGGCATCGGGACGGGCTACGGGACCGTCATCGCGTTCACGGGCCTGTTCTTCCCGGCGGGCGTGCTGCTGGGAGCGAATCCGACGCTGCTGTTCGGGGCCATCCTCTCGGGCGCGGTGTTCGGCGACAACCTCGCGCCGGTCTCGGACACGACCATCGTGAGCGCGGTGACCCAGGACGCCGACATCGGCGGCGTGGTCGCCTCGCGGTTCAAGTACGCCCTGCTCGCGGCCGTTCCGGCGTTCGCGGGCTACCTGGTCGCCGGGTCGGTGATGGCCGGTGCCGACGTCGCGGGGAGCGCCGACGTGCTGGCCGGCCAGGCCGAGCCGCTCGGGCTGGTCCACCTCGCGTCCATCGGCGTCGTCATCGCCACCGCCGTCAGCGGGCGCCACATCGTGGAGGCCATCTCGTGGGGGCTGGTGGTCGCGGTGGCCGCGAACCTCCTGTTCGGCCTCGCGTCGCCCGCCGAACTGCTGCTGTTCCGGGCGCCCGCGGACGTGACACTCGCCCGGAGCCTCTCGGCGCTCCCGGTCGTGACGACCGTCCCGCCGACGTCCGACCGGGTCGCGGTCTCGGGCGCCTTCTACGACGGCGCGGCCGGCTTCTTCCCGCTCATCGTCCTGACGCTGCTCATCGTGGCCGGCGCCCGCATCATGATCCGGGGCGGCGGCTTCGAGGCCATCCAGGACTGGCTGCTCTCGCGGGTGGCCACCAGCGTCCGCCGGGCCGAGACCACGATGGTGCTGGGCACGGCGTCGGTCAACGCGATGATCACCATCAACACCGCCGCGGAGATCGCCATCGCGCCGTACGTCGCCCGCATCGGCGAGCGGTTCAACGTCAACGGCTACCGCCGGGCCAACATCCTCGACGCCAACACGTCGGCGCTGGGCTACATCTTCCCGTGGGCGGGCGGCGTGCTCGTGGGCTACACCGAGATGCGGGGGCTGGTCGGCGCCGAGGAGTTCGGGTGGTTCACCCGCGAACTGCTGGTCAACCCCGTCGAGGTGTTCCCCTTCGTCTTCCACGGCTGGCTCCTGTTCGGGGTGTTCGTCGTCTCGGCGCTGACCGGCTTCGGACTGGAGTACACCACCGACCGCGAGTCCGAGGAGGTGGCCCGGGTATGACCGTCCGCGAGAAGTACCTCGCCGGCCTGGGCTTCCGGACGAACACGCCCTCGTTCGCGCCGGGCCAGGAGATCTCGGCGTTCGTGACGGGGTACGACGGCGACGTTCCGGTCGTCCGGGTCGGCGACACCGTCCTGCGCGTCGACGACGCGCCGGCGGACGCGCTCGACACCCGGGTCAGGCTCCGCGTCGAGGAGTTCGACGAGTCGGCTCATCGCGGCCGGGCGAGCTACCTGGAGACGGTCGGCGAGTCGTCGTTCTGAGCGGACGCGGTCGCTCGTCTCCGGGAGTGCTCCCGTCGGGGGTACTCGATTCGAGACTGGCCGATCCGAGGATAGCGTTCGCGAGGAGGATATCGGGGCGGCGGTCAGGCCATCTGCTCGATCTGTTCGAGTTCGACCTCGACGTGGACGCCGTCGGGGAAGTCGAACTCGGCGACCTGCCGGGCCAGCGCGTTGTGGCCGACGATCTCCATCTGTCGGGTGTACACCGTGTAGTCCCAGGATCGGAACTGTCGGTTCTCGTCGCCCGACGTCGACTTGTACTGCGGTACCGTGAACTGTTCTGGCGGGGCGGAGTGCGGGCCGCGGAGCTCCGCGCCCTTCCGCTCGGCGGTCGAGCGGATCTCGTCCACCACGTTCTCCAGCGCGGGGCGGTTGCCGCTCTGGAGCCGGATTCTTGTTACGAAGGTCATGGCTGGGGGTTCGGTGTCGAAGTTGTTCTGCGTCGAACTACGTAAATCGTCTGCTCTTCGCGCGGGTCCGCCGGCCGGTCCCGCACGACGAATCTCCGTCCCGCGCTGACCCGTTTGCGAAGCACCGCTCTCCGACATTCTCTTAACGCACCGCCGTATATACTCCAGTAAATGACGGTTGAAGCCACGTCCGCGGGTGCGATCCTCTACAGGGATACCCGCGACCGCCGCGAATACCTCCTCCTCAAGTCCCGTCCGGGCGACTGGGAGTTCCCCAAGGGCGGGGTGGAGGGGGACGAAGAGCTACAGCAGACGGCCATACGCGAAGTGAAAGAAGAGGCCGGAATCAAGGACTTCCGGCTGCTCGACGGTTTCCGCGACGATTACGACTACGTCTTCGAGGCCAACGGCAACACCATCCACAAGACGGTCCACCTGTTCGTCGCCAAGTCCTACGAGGCGAGCGCGGAGCTCTCCCACGAGCACCGCGACCACCAGTGGCGCGACTACGAGCAGGCCATCAACACCATCACGCAGGACGGACCCCGCGAGATCCTCGAGGACGCCCACGAGTTCCTCAACGAGAAGGAGGAGAACGGCGACGTCTGAGGGCGTCGCCGCGGCGCTTCCGCGCCGGTCGGGCCGCGCAGGACCCGGTCGACGGTCGACCGGCTGCCGACCCCGCCGAGCGGCGCCGCCCTCCGGCCGCCGACGCTGCGACTGTTCTCGTCCGAGCTCCGGCGTCGACCGAACCACTTAGGCCGACCCCGCACCTGGCCCCGAGCGTGAGCGACGCCGACGACGGCGCGCCGGCAGCGGGCGCCGACCCGGAGTTCGTCTTCGAGCTGCGGACCTGCCGGTGGGTCGAGCGCGCGTGGCCGCCCGGCGAGAGCGCGGCCGGCGAGGCCGGCGCCGACGCGGAGGGCCCCGGCTGCCCGGCCATCGTCGCCCGCCAGCTCGGCACGAAGCGCCGGCGGTGGGACACCCTGGTCGTGGAGGTCGACCCCGACGCCCTCCGGCGGCGGGCGAGCTTCGGCGCCCGCCGGCTCGACTCGGACCTGCTGGACGTGATTCCCCACGCGCCGGCCGACTGGGAGTGGTACCGGGACGCGCTCCCGGACCCCGGCTACCCCTGGCGGTACGTCCGCGAGTCCATCCACCGCGCCGACGACCGCGGCATCCTGGACGTCCGCCGGCGGAACAACCGCATCCAGATCCGCCGGAGGTGGGCCTACCCCGACTGGGTCCGGCGCATCGTCGCGGTCGAGAACAAGCCCGACCTCGACGCCAGCGCGGCCCGGGACCTCGCCGCGCAACTGGAGTACGACGTGGCGCTCGCGCTGGCCGACGAGGTGTGGGTCGCCACCCGCGCGACCGGCGAGCGCGTCGAACCCGCGCTGCTGGAGAGCGTCCCGGTGGAGGCCGGCATCCTGACGCTCGATTTCGAGACCGGGGAGGACAGCGTCGAGTGGTTCCCTCGCGGACTCGACGTCGAGGCGCCGGGCACGCGCATCCTCGAACGCGGCGAGGAGACGAAGTACGGCAGTTCGGCCTCGCGGTTCGAGTACGCCGACCCGGAGTGGAAGGCCCACAAGCGGCTGGAGATCGCCGAGCGCGCCTACGAGAAGGGGTGGCGGGCCTTCGCCGAGACGATGCGCCCGGACTGCCGGCACTTCGAGCTCCGACGCGACGGCCGGACGCTGCTGCCGTACTGCGCCGCCAAGGACTGCCACCAGACCAGTTCCGAGTGCTCGGGGTCGTGCCCGGAGTTCTCGCCGGAGCCGCCCCAGTGGCGGACCAAGGGGTGGCCCATCGAGGGCGGGCCCGGCAAGGGGATCCGGAAGCTCCTGGAGGACCGACGGGAGCGGAATCGCCCCGACTGATTCCCCCGTGATGGCCGTCGGTCGGATTACCGCCGACTCACTCCGAGACCGATACCTCGACCTCGTCGCGCTCGACGGCCAGTTTGAACGTCGGCACGGTCCGGTAGACGACCTCCACGACGCCCTTCCGGCGGAGCGACTGGAGCGCCGACCGCACGTCCTCGGCCTCGGGGTCGACGTCGTACTCCGCGCGGAGCTTCTGGAGGACCGACACCACGCTCTCCGAGTCCTCGTCGGGGCCGGCGACGACCTCGAACACCTGCTGCTGGAGCTCGGGCACCCGGATGGCCGACGGCGCGCCCTCCTCCTCGTCGCCGACGACGCCCGGTTCGACGTCGACGAGCTCGTTGGCCTCGTTGGTCGCCCGGATGAGGCTGTTGTCGTCGCGGTAGTAGTAGTCCTTGAGTTCGCTCTCGAGGTACTGGTGGACCTCGCTCCCGCTCTCGAGACCCCATCGCTCCTGCAGTTCGGCGTTCTTGGTCGGCTGGAGCTCGACGAGGTCGGCGAGTCGCTCCTGTGCCTCCTCCGAGAGAGTCATCGGGCGGCGTTAGGACGGGGGGATATTTCCGCTTTCCGGAAGGTCGGACGCTCGCGGTGGTCGGGTCGCGGGGGTTTCGGTCTCGGGTTTCCAGTGAGTTCGCGAAGCGCGTTGCGGTCGTCCGGAGTTGCGGGAGGGCGAGGGTAGTGATCGGAGTTGCGGGAGGGCGAGGATAGCTAGCTACAGCCGTCACAACTGAATTACCGCAACCGCACAGCGACCGCGACAGCCTCGTGCCTCCCCAGCCTCCTGCGGTGCTCGCTTCGCTGTGCTCCTCGTCCCTCGCGCACCTCGGCGGACCCCCTGTGGGTCCGCCAGCGCGCGCCGAATCATGTGTTCCGGTGCTCGATATTCACAGAAATCATCAGGTGCTTGTCCGAATCTCGGAAGGATTATTCCGCGCGGCGCCGTGGGGAGTGGTATGTCCGACTGGGAGACCATCGCGCTCGACTACGAGGACGACGTGGCGACCCTGACCGTCGACCGCCCCGACCGACTCAACGCGCTCAACGTCGACACCCTCGAAGCCCTGGACGAGGCGCTCGGCGAGGTCGAGGACGAGCGGCCGGGCGCGGTCGTCGTCACCGGCGCGGGCGACGACGCCTTCGTCGCCGGCGCGGACATCAGCTACATGCAGGACCTCTCGACGCCCGAGGCCCAGGCGTACGCCGAACTCGGCCACCGGGTCACGAACCGGATCGAGCAGTTCCCCGCACCGGTCATCGCCGCGGTCAACGGCTACGCCTTCGGCGGCGGGTGCGAGCTCGCGCTGGCGGCCGACCTCCGGGTCGCCAGCGAGAACGCGGTCATGGGTCAGACCGAGATCGATCTGGGCATCATCCCCGGCTGGGGCGGCAGCCAGCGCCTCCCCCGGCTGGTCGGCGACGAGATGGCGCGCCGCCTCATCTTCTTCGGCGAGCGCATCGACGCCCAGGACGCCAACGAGCACGGCCTCGTCGGCGAGATCGTCGCGACCGACCAGCTCGACGACCACGTCCACGAGCTCGCGGCCGACCTCGCGGCCAAGCCGACCTACGCGCTGGCGGCCGCCAAGGAGGCGCTCAACCAGTCCCACGAGATGAGCCAGGAGGCCGGCCTGCGCTACGAGCGCCGGCTCTGGAGCGGCCTGTTCGGCACCCGCGACCAGCGCGAGGGGATGGAGGCGTTCCTGGAGGACCGCGAACCGGACTGGGAGTAGGCCTAATCCTGCGGCGCGGCCGAAATCAGCTCGTCCGCCTCCGAGACGGTCTCCTCGACCTGCGTGTACACCAGCACCAGTCCCAGCGCTGCCAGCGCCGCGCCGAACGCGAACGGCCAGACGAACCCGAACGTGACGAGGAAGCCCGAGGCCAGCGGGCCGATGGCGGTCCCGAGCCCGAACGCCATTGTGAGCACCGAGAGCGTGGTTCCCGACTGGCCCTCCTTGGCCAAATCGCCGGCCAGCGCCAGCGCCGGGGCGAACACCAGCGCCACCGCGACGCCCTGGACGAACCGGGCGGCGACCATCGCGGCCGGGGTGGCGACGTACCCCTGGGCGAGCAGCGACGGGACGAGCACGACGAACCCGGCGACGAGGAATGGTCGGCGGCCGTACCGGTCGCTGGCACGGCCGATGGGCACCTGGAAGACGACGTTCGCGATGACCACCGCCGCGAACTCGACGCTGAACAGCACCGACCCCTGCGAGAGCCGGGTCGAGAGCTGGGGTTCTAGCGTGGCGAACAGCCCGATGCCGATGGCCATGAACAGCGTCGCGACCCCGAGGGTGAACACCGGGTCGAGCCCGGCGTTGTCGGGGTCGGTCACCGACACCGCGAGGTCGTCGCCCGCGCTCGCTGCGGTCCGCTCGGGGTCCTCGACGAAGGC
This window encodes:
- a CDS encoding Na+/H+ antiporter NhaC family protein, whose amino-acid sequence is MADTGADEPPEESVAEELADARRARTGDRIEFRGGPAASAIPIGLFILWAIFQSGVLRVSDTTGLVVGMLVSLIVGMFFARGDWKTYANTIFEGMTQRVAATAIVAWLWAGMFAETIQVGGFVGGLVWAAEALSVGPALFPAVTFVLAALLATGIGTGYGTVIAFTGLFFPAGVLLGANPTLLFGAILSGAVFGDNLAPVSDTTIVSAVTQDADIGGVVASRFKYALLAAVPAFAGYLVAGSVMAGADVAGSADVLAGQAEPLGLVHLASIGVVIATAVSGRHIVEAISWGLVVAVAANLLFGLASPAELLLFRAPADVTLARSLSALPVVTTVPPTSDRVAVSGAFYDGAAGFFPLIVLTLLIVAGARIMIRGGGFEAIQDWLLSRVATSVRRAETTMVLGTASVNAMITINTAAEIAIAPYVARIGERFNVNGYRRANILDANTSALGYIFPWAGGVLVGYTEMRGLVGAEEFGWFTRELLVNPVEVFPFVFHGWLLFGVFVVSALTGFGLEYTTDRESEEVARV
- a CDS encoding DUF7513 family protein: MTVREKYLAGLGFRTNTPSFAPGQEISAFVTGYDGDVPVVRVGDTVLRVDDAPADALDTRVRLRVEEFDESAHRGRASYLETVGESSF
- a CDS encoding uS10/mL48 family ribosomal protein; this translates as MTFVTRIRLQSGNRPALENVVDEIRSTAERKGAELRGPHSAPPEQFTVPQYKSTSGDENRQFRSWDYTVYTRQMEIVGHNALARQVAEFDFPDGVHVEVELEQIEQMA
- a CDS encoding bis(5'-nucleosyl)-tetraphosphatase, which translates into the protein MTVEATSAGAILYRDTRDRREYLLLKSRPGDWEFPKGGVEGDEELQQTAIREVKEEAGIKDFRLLDGFRDDYDYVFEANGNTIHKTVHLFVAKSYEASAELSHEHRDHQWRDYEQAINTITQDGPREILEDAHEFLNEKEENGDV
- a CDS encoding DUF5787 family protein, with the translated sequence MSDADDGAPAAGADPEFVFELRTCRWVERAWPPGESAAGEAGADAEGPGCPAIVARQLGTKRRRWDTLVVEVDPDALRRRASFGARRLDSDLLDVIPHAPADWEWYRDALPDPGYPWRYVRESIHRADDRGILDVRRRNNRIQIRRRWAYPDWVRRIVAVENKPDLDASAARDLAAQLEYDVALALADEVWVATRATGERVEPALLESVPVEAGILTLDFETGEDSVEWFPRGLDVEAPGTRILERGEETKYGSSASRFEYADPEWKAHKRLEIAERAYEKGWRAFAETMRPDCRHFELRRDGRTLLPYCAAKDCHQTSSECSGSCPEFSPEPPQWRTKGWPIEGGPGKGIRKLLEDRRERNRPD
- a CDS encoding DUF5797 family protein, whose translation is MTLSEEAQERLADLVELQPTKNAELQERWGLESGSEVHQYLESELKDYYYRDDNSLIRATNEANELVDVEPGVVGDEEEGAPSAIRVPELQQQVFEVVAGPDEDSESVVSVLQKLRAEYDVDPEAEDVRSALQSLRRKGVVEVVYRTVPTFKLAVERDEVEVSVSE
- a CDS encoding enoyl-CoA hydratase/isomerase family protein, producing MSDWETIALDYEDDVATLTVDRPDRLNALNVDTLEALDEALGEVEDERPGAVVVTGAGDDAFVAGADISYMQDLSTPEAQAYAELGHRVTNRIEQFPAPVIAAVNGYAFGGGCELALAADLRVASENAVMGQTEIDLGIIPGWGGSQRLPRLVGDEMARRLIFFGERIDAQDANEHGLVGEIVATDQLDDHVHELAADLAAKPTYALAAAKEALNQSHEMSQEAGLRYERRLWSGLFGTRDQREGMEAFLEDREPDWE
- a CDS encoding MFS transporter, whose amino-acid sequence is MALLGTDRRVLTLAFARMIDSVGNSFLIVVLPQFLDEVILDVPGGGGELLGVAVAQSVLIGVALSLFGFLNSFGQPFAGRLSDRTGKRRAFILVGLALLGVASGAYVFADSYAAILALRMLQGVGAALAIPATVALVNELATDATRGNNFGVFNTFRLIGFGFGPLIAGFLLEYGPYGTPVGTVSGFVAAFGVAALGAAVSFALVAAFVEDPERTAASAGDDLAVSVTDPDNAGLDPVFTLGVATLFMAIGIGLFATLEPQLSTRLSQGSVLFSVEFAAVVIANVVFQVPIGRASDRYGRRPFLVAGFVVLVPSLLAQGYVATPAAMVAARFVQGVAVALVFAPALALAGDLAKEGQSGTTLSVLTMAFGLGTAIGPLASGFLVTFGFVWPFAFGAALAALGLVLVYTQVEETVSEADELISAAPQD